Proteins from a genomic interval of Streptomyces sp. NBC_00820:
- a CDS encoding ATP-binding protein yields the protein MTASKAARSDAGGSAGAGGFDYQHRVAAWLAVTSLAGTAAPAVRGLWTGSVQQVACETGEPVDDCRVDTSDGITLVLQAKRTIGMSIRATSEMAKTAAQFVQQHLLPGHAHERLVLVTSSEASGTVRVDLAQALDRLRGEPVEKDVTSLGLNATKVAAHNTFVAHVRRQWEKQRGTAPSAAELRAFLACCYVWTLDVESGGQAEREALGLLRMTVLSDAAQAEAAWNVLLGACAQLAILHSGADVAQLQEKLSSATIALATIKDFTADVELLTKFTKQALDELDHGLTTIPAPHDPVAIERSMTTGLDARSQDESFLLVGEPGAGKTVVLHGLAREVAAQGRPLVFMQVSSLAAESIGELRTELGLQHSFVDVLAEWSPGSTGLLIIDALDAARADASAGLWRTVIDNVSRQLPRWRVVASIRTWDLQHSSRLRTLFPGAPVLVEDLTDDEVKQVSDAFPALRSLLDQASEQQRRLMLNTFNLRLAAELLLEGSAASDLRGIDSRPDLLDRYWQARVSDGAGGTAREALLVRLCAATARERKLAVPAQTVLEGDIAAATVLDSLLSRSVLSRVPLTVGNPARGPIQFAHHVLFDYAVGTVYFDSFSDGLTECLRADPDLLLFARPSIDVYLQMAWKQGAAPFYTLALELMATPSPSMTAPAIADVVVRNCSNAAEIEPLLAGVPDSTAELKRLLGAIAVVVSIRIKEGSLANPGVWADAAERLSHTPEHAGSALGVLVTDLASHHTILTTASLQQCGLAARRLLEHIWTQPPTLWARLAIPAVIQTATSDPQATETLLRRALEPPQLQERGYNDLVALTHEVEQLTGLMPALVEDLYVTTLSHEENSSETTQMGSGAVLTLLSNRRQDFGAAKYPLVQYFPDLLRTDSRRALSILTRLSTLGHTQPTEHQMILNSHAVTIQEDGSHLTDFGTSYANDDPAALFNALQDFASNATAAQTQELVEALTAAPQAAVVWRRVLLSAPHNPALADAFFSDPATLVTRLLIPELAGPASTLTRALHPTLGATEAGRLEAAVLALKPLSADDGSQDWDREDRRYRMFLNALSAEHLIDQSLAHDHQPQAAAIDNDDEDDDLAWAGLNPTPVAASGNPADETVQILSDEVRRFTDTYLNGAPTPDEITSCVPVVTALEAALVQASSVAVRNEAETLVAKAAEIWTRTIQAPPSALDHARSILLSLKSSPRPEPTDQNANYTMLIPQGPRTEAARGLGQLCLVPEHYTAEVGKAILELSADPVGQIRHTIAKTAPFVARSSPDTAWELLELLAQQESDDAVLSATVEAAALRMSDRHRGTQLLAQVAARVNPSEARESAASTCATVAALLWVYDAMPEARTLLNQMIDSWPGQSAWSSSLHILRSQKALTHNDPAVRKRALDFMHELAEPALRSAQEAIRRADQLTDSEKEQLKAEVQLLDGIAFQLFSGSGAIDREGTPPTSDQVRLVDEADPVIQILAQVPAAPVTHHLVEIYEYITDHRPQKALLTIRDIIKQAGTQDGYTMDPMGLGTCVKFVERILADHRSILHTPENLTALREICDAFIDAGWPQAHQLVFGIEQIFR from the coding sequence GTGACTGCGAGCAAGGCAGCGAGGTCGGATGCCGGTGGCAGCGCCGGAGCGGGAGGCTTCGACTACCAGCATCGCGTGGCAGCGTGGCTTGCTGTTACCTCCTTGGCTGGCACGGCTGCCCCCGCCGTCCGGGGCCTGTGGACCGGGTCGGTGCAGCAAGTTGCGTGCGAAACCGGGGAGCCCGTCGATGACTGCCGGGTAGACACCTCCGATGGGATCACCCTGGTCCTGCAGGCAAAACGGACCATCGGCATGTCTATCCGGGCAACTAGCGAAATGGCCAAGACGGCCGCACAGTTCGTACAGCAGCACCTGCTGCCCGGCCACGCGCATGAACGTCTGGTCCTCGTCACGTCCTCCGAGGCATCAGGAACGGTGAGAGTCGATCTCGCCCAAGCCCTGGACCGGCTCCGTGGCGAGCCCGTCGAAAAAGACGTGACCTCCCTGGGCCTCAACGCCACCAAGGTCGCCGCTCACAACACGTTCGTGGCGCATGTCCGCCGGCAGTGGGAGAAGCAGCGAGGCACAGCGCCGTCGGCTGCCGAGCTCCGGGCATTCTTGGCCTGCTGCTACGTCTGGACCCTGGATGTAGAGTCCGGCGGCCAGGCAGAGCGCGAGGCTCTCGGGCTGCTGCGCATGACCGTACTCAGCGACGCCGCTCAAGCGGAGGCCGCCTGGAACGTGCTCCTCGGTGCCTGCGCACAATTGGCCATCCTGCATTCCGGCGCCGACGTGGCGCAGCTGCAGGAAAAACTGTCGTCGGCCACCATCGCACTGGCCACGATCAAGGATTTCACCGCAGATGTGGAGCTCTTGACGAAGTTCACGAAGCAGGCTCTCGACGAGTTGGACCACGGGCTCACCACCATCCCCGCGCCGCACGATCCGGTGGCAATCGAGCGCAGTATGACGACTGGGCTGGATGCGCGCTCACAGGACGAGTCGTTCCTCCTCGTGGGTGAACCTGGGGCCGGTAAGACAGTGGTTCTGCACGGGTTGGCTCGTGAGGTAGCTGCTCAAGGCCGGCCATTGGTCTTCATGCAGGTCAGTAGCCTTGCTGCTGAGAGCATTGGTGAGCTTCGCACGGAATTGGGGCTGCAGCACTCCTTCGTCGATGTCCTGGCCGAGTGGTCTCCCGGCAGCACCGGGCTATTGATCATCGACGCTTTGGACGCGGCACGAGCGGACGCCTCAGCCGGACTGTGGCGGACAGTCATCGACAATGTCAGTCGACAGCTGCCCCGCTGGCGAGTGGTTGCCTCAATCCGCACATGGGACCTACAGCACTCGAGTCGCCTGCGCACCCTTTTCCCAGGCGCCCCCGTGCTGGTGGAGGACCTGACAGACGACGAGGTGAAACAAGTCAGTGATGCCTTTCCGGCGCTGAGGAGCCTGCTGGACCAGGCCTCCGAACAGCAGCGACGGCTGATGCTCAACACCTTCAATCTGCGCCTGGCTGCTGAACTCCTGCTGGAAGGCTCGGCAGCATCAGATCTTCGCGGGATCGACAGCAGGCCGGATCTGCTGGACCGCTACTGGCAGGCACGCGTTTCGGACGGGGCCGGCGGCACCGCCAGGGAAGCCCTGCTGGTGCGACTGTGCGCGGCAACGGCGCGTGAGAGGAAACTTGCTGTACCGGCCCAGACAGTGCTGGAGGGCGATATCGCCGCGGCCACGGTCCTGGACAGCCTGCTTTCCCGATCCGTTCTCAGCCGCGTACCGCTTACCGTGGGGAACCCTGCGCGTGGGCCGATTCAGTTCGCGCACCATGTGCTGTTCGACTACGCCGTGGGGACGGTCTACTTCGATTCCTTCAGCGACGGTCTGACGGAGTGCTTGCGGGCAGATCCGGACCTGCTGCTCTTCGCCCGACCCAGCATCGACGTGTACCTGCAGATGGCGTGGAAACAGGGGGCAGCCCCGTTCTACACACTTGCGTTGGAGCTGATGGCCACGCCATCGCCAAGCATGACGGCACCGGCGATCGCGGACGTCGTGGTCCGCAATTGCAGCAACGCCGCAGAAATCGAACCGCTGCTCGCCGGCGTTCCAGACAGCACTGCGGAGCTGAAGCGACTGCTGGGGGCGATCGCCGTCGTCGTCTCCATCAGAATCAAAGAAGGCAGTCTCGCGAACCCGGGCGTGTGGGCGGATGCAGCTGAGCGGCTTTCCCACACACCCGAGCACGCCGGCTCCGCGTTGGGTGTCCTGGTCACCGACTTGGCATCCCACCACACGATCCTCACTACGGCGTCCCTGCAACAGTGTGGCTTGGCCGCGCGGCGCCTGCTGGAACATATCTGGACTCAGCCACCCACTCTGTGGGCGCGACTGGCCATCCCCGCAGTGATCCAGACAGCTACCAGCGATCCGCAGGCAACCGAAACTCTGCTCAGGCGCGCCCTGGAACCACCGCAACTGCAGGAACGGGGCTACAACGACCTTGTGGCCCTGACCCACGAGGTCGAACAGCTGACAGGGCTAATGCCCGCACTCGTGGAAGACCTCTACGTCACAACGCTCAGCCATGAAGAGAACTCTTCCGAAACCACACAGATGGGCTCAGGCGCCGTCCTGACGTTGCTGTCCAACCGCCGACAGGACTTCGGCGCAGCCAAGTATCCCCTAGTCCAGTACTTCCCCGACCTCCTGCGAACCGATTCCCGACGCGCACTGTCCATCCTCACCCGGCTGAGCACCCTCGGACATACCCAGCCGACAGAACATCAGATGATCTTGAACAGCCACGCAGTCACGATCCAGGAGGACGGCTCACACCTGACGGACTTCGGCACCAGCTACGCGAACGACGACCCGGCGGCCCTGTTCAACGCCCTTCAGGACTTCGCGTCGAACGCCACCGCCGCGCAAACCCAGGAGCTGGTCGAGGCGTTGACGGCAGCCCCTCAGGCTGCCGTCGTGTGGCGGCGTGTCCTGTTGTCCGCGCCCCACAATCCCGCCCTCGCCGATGCCTTCTTCAGCGATCCGGCAACTCTCGTGACGAGGCTACTCATCCCCGAGCTCGCCGGACCCGCATCCACACTGACAAGAGCACTGCATCCCACGCTCGGGGCTACAGAAGCAGGCCGGCTGGAGGCAGCCGTGCTCGCGCTGAAGCCCCTCAGCGCCGACGATGGCAGCCAGGACTGGGACCGGGAGGATCGCCGGTACCGGATGTTCCTCAACGCGCTCTCGGCAGAACACCTCATCGATCAGTCCTTGGCCCACGACCACCAGCCCCAGGCCGCAGCCATCGATAACGACGACGAGGACGACGATCTGGCCTGGGCCGGCCTGAACCCGACACCGGTCGCGGCCAGCGGCAACCCTGCAGACGAGACCGTACAGATCCTGAGCGACGAAGTCCGCCGGTTCACCGACACCTACCTCAACGGCGCCCCGACTCCGGACGAGATCACTTCCTGCGTCCCGGTCGTCACCGCGCTTGAGGCAGCTCTGGTCCAGGCATCCTCCGTAGCAGTGCGCAACGAAGCAGAAACCCTCGTGGCCAAGGCAGCCGAAATCTGGACACGCACCATCCAGGCGCCGCCATCAGCCCTGGACCACGCCCGGTCCATCCTGCTGTCGCTGAAGAGCAGCCCACGTCCTGAGCCGACAGATCAGAACGCCAACTACACCATGCTCATCCCGCAAGGCCCGCGCACCGAGGCAGCCCGTGGACTCGGGCAGCTGTGCCTGGTGCCCGAGCACTACACCGCGGAGGTGGGCAAGGCGATCCTCGAGCTCTCTGCGGACCCTGTCGGACAGATCCGGCACACCATCGCCAAAACAGCACCGTTTGTCGCACGCAGCTCCCCGGACACCGCCTGGGAACTCCTCGAACTGCTCGCCCAGCAGGAATCGGACGATGCCGTCCTGAGCGCAACGGTCGAGGCAGCTGCCCTACGCATGAGCGACCGACACCGAGGCACGCAACTCCTCGCCCAAGTAGCGGCTCGCGTGAACCCGAGCGAAGCCCGCGAGTCTGCCGCCTCAACCTGCGCAACAGTTGCAGCACTTCTCTGGGTCTATGACGCCATGCCAGAGGCCAGAACACTACTCAATCAAATGATCGATAGCTGGCCGGGGCAAAGTGCCTGGTCAAGTTCCCTCCACATACTCCGCTCTCAGAAGGCTCTCACCCACAATGACCCCGCCGTCCGCAAGCGCGCCCTAGATTTCATGCACGAGCTCGCCGAGCCGGCACTCCGCTCGGCGCAGGAAGCGATCAGGCGCGCAGACCAGCTCACCGACAGCGAGAAAGAGCAGTTGAAAGCCGAAGTTCAACTGCTCGACGGCATCGCCTTCCAGCTCTTCTCCGGCAGCGGAGCCATCGACCGGGAAGGCACACCACCCACATCGGACCAAGTCAGGCTCGTCGACGAAGCCGACCCAGTGATCCAGATCCTGGCGCAGGTTCCCGCAGCACCCGTCACCCACCACCTGGTCGAGATCTACGAATACATCACCGACCATCGCCCACAAAAAGCTCTTCTGACGATCCGCGACATCATCAAACAAGCTGGCACACAAGACGGATACACCATGGACCCGATGGGCCTGGGCACCTGCGTAAAATTCGTGGAACGCATCCTGGCCGACCACAGGAGCATCCTGCACACACCGGAGAACCTCACCGCCCTGCGGGAAATCTGCGACGCCTTCATCGACGCCGGATGGCCCCAAGCCCACCAACTCGTCTTCGGGATCGAGCAGATCTTCCGCTAG
- a CDS encoding IS5 family transposase, which translates to MTDGEWAVIRPLLPVPGWMRGRGGRPEAYCHRAMLDAIRYLVDNGIKWRAMPVDFPPWDHIYAFFRRWRDNLLVKESHDRLRARVREELGRDAEPTAAVIDSQSVKADAVVGGDSRGFDGGKLINGRKRHVVVDTLGLLLGVMVTAADTGDRIAAQVLLGQVADVHHRLELVWADGGYTGSLVEYCLATLTLVLAIVKRSDDQKGFVVLPKRWIVERLFAHLMRSRRLVRDFERRTTSAEAMIYWSMTLLMTRRLARSRLPRG; encoded by the coding sequence ATGACGGACGGGGAGTGGGCCGTCATCCGCCCGCTGCTGCCGGTGCCGGGCTGGATGCGTGGCCGGGGCGGCCGGCCGGAGGCGTACTGCCACCGGGCGATGCTCGATGCGATCCGGTATCTCGTAGACAACGGGATCAAGTGGCGGGCGATGCCCGTCGACTTTCCGCCGTGGGACCACATTTACGCATTCTTCCGCCGCTGGCGCGACAACTTGCTGGTCAAGGAGTCCCACGACCGGTTGCGCGCGAGAGTGCGCGAGGAGTTGGGGCGGGATGCGGAGCCGACGGCCGCGGTGATCGATTCGCAGTCCGTCAAGGCGGACGCCGTCGTCGGTGGGGACAGCCGGGGCTTCGACGGCGGCAAGCTGATCAACGGCCGCAAGCGGCACGTCGTGGTCGACACGCTCGGTCTGCTGCTGGGCGTGATGGTCACCGCCGCGGACACCGGCGACCGCATCGCCGCCCAGGTCCTGCTCGGGCAGGTCGCCGACGTGCACCACCGCCTCGAACTGGTCTGGGCCGACGGCGGCTACACCGGCAGCCTCGTCGAGTACTGCCTGGCCACGCTCACCCTGGTCCTGGCGATCGTCAAACGCAGCGACGACCAGAAGGGGTTCGTGGTGCTGCCAAAGCGGTGGATCGTCGAGCGCCTCTTCGCCCACCTGATGCGAAGCCGCCGTCTGGTGCGCGACTTCGAGCGGCGCACCACCAGCGCCGAGGCGATGATCTACTGGTCGATGACCCTGCTCATGACGCGCCGCCTGGCCCGCTCACGCCTGCCGCGAGGGTGA
- a CDS encoding tetratricopeptide repeat protein: MKRFRVRRPTRGQDGTEQTAPPVSVSESGDAVATGGGDALSGYRGPGPQADGRAVRVERSGDAIAAAAHAVAISGNVSQVLVSAPPPRQPLHWPVRLGSVPVLASAFQDRSLVRDRIDQARAGHTTVVLAQVLSGGGGVGKTQLAAAYAHQALEDGIDLVVWVDASDIEQVIARYAHAAHVVEAAAEHLLGKSAESDAGVFLQWLATTRRPWLLVLDDLTDPEAMQKWWPPSSAFGCGRVVATTRRHDAVLSGGGRAVVDIDTYSAEEAEAYLHERLDSAHAAHLMDSQAGELAAALGYLPLALSHAAAYMVNEDVPCTEYLHRFNGSTARLDDLLPRTADTEGYGRQVAAALLLSLDVAQASEPVGLAVPVMRLAAVLDPAGHPRSLWASDAVTHYLDTQRTAPPNGVTAAVDPDQVRAALRLLHRYGLLSDHAQAGSRAVRLHALTARAVRECTPDATVQAVVKTAVDSLRELCDEVPWFDRETTAVLRTNIDSVDACAGDLLWNVEGHYLLRWTLRSLISVGLATAVPYGQQLIGISEQLLGRAHPMTLVARRDLAWACLLAHRHKDAFTLLQEDFAHQDERLARERQEPSTVGRGRVHASALLEDTVAVRARLLGPGDPATLECQVKLAVLYWSRGDRSAATALLKRSLTGCRTTFGADHPYTVSVDNRLSHWREQHKRRWWSRTRSQSKPT, translated from the coding sequence ATGAAACGGTTCCGGGTGAGGCGCCCGACCCGTGGCCAGGACGGCACCGAGCAAACGGCGCCGCCCGTCAGCGTCAGCGAGAGCGGTGATGCCGTCGCCACGGGTGGCGGCGATGCGCTGAGCGGCTACCGCGGCCCGGGCCCCCAGGCGGATGGCCGGGCCGTGCGGGTGGAACGGTCAGGCGATGCGATCGCCGCGGCCGCCCATGCGGTGGCCATCAGTGGCAATGTCAGCCAAGTGCTGGTCTCCGCTCCCCCGCCGCGCCAGCCGTTGCATTGGCCCGTCCGGTTGGGCTCGGTACCCGTGCTTGCATCTGCGTTCCAGGACCGGTCTTTGGTGCGCGATCGGATCGATCAGGCCAGGGCAGGCCATACCACGGTGGTGCTGGCCCAGGTCCTGTCCGGCGGCGGGGGCGTGGGCAAGACCCAACTCGCTGCCGCCTACGCCCACCAGGCCCTGGAAGACGGCATCGACCTGGTGGTGTGGGTCGACGCCAGTGACATCGAGCAGGTCATCGCACGTTACGCGCACGCCGCACACGTCGTGGAAGCGGCGGCGGAACACCTTCTGGGCAAGAGTGCTGAGTCCGACGCCGGAGTGTTCCTTCAGTGGCTGGCGACCACCCGACGCCCGTGGCTGCTCGTCCTTGACGACCTCACCGATCCAGAGGCCATGCAGAAGTGGTGGCCGCCGTCCTCCGCTTTCGGTTGCGGCCGCGTCGTGGCGACGACCCGCCGCCACGACGCGGTGCTGTCCGGCGGCGGCCGAGCCGTGGTGGACATCGACACCTACAGCGCGGAAGAGGCCGAGGCCTATCTGCACGAGCGGCTCGACTCGGCGCACGCTGCCCATCTCATGGACTCTCAGGCCGGTGAACTGGCCGCAGCACTGGGCTACCTGCCGCTGGCTCTGTCACACGCGGCCGCCTACATGGTCAACGAAGACGTCCCTTGTACGGAGTATCTGCACCGCTTCAACGGCAGCACAGCACGCCTGGACGACCTACTGCCACGCACGGCAGACACCGAGGGCTACGGGCGGCAGGTCGCCGCGGCTCTTCTGCTCTCATTGGATGTCGCTCAAGCGAGCGAGCCCGTCGGCCTGGCTGTTCCGGTCATGCGTCTGGCCGCCGTTCTGGACCCGGCCGGACACCCCCGTTCCCTGTGGGCCAGCGACGCCGTCACCCACTACCTCGATACCCAACGCACCGCACCTCCCAACGGAGTTACCGCCGCCGTTGATCCTGACCAGGTGCGGGCAGCCCTGCGACTTCTGCACCGCTACGGCCTGCTCTCCGATCACGCTCAGGCTGGTTCCCGCGCGGTGCGGCTGCACGCCCTGACCGCACGAGCCGTACGCGAGTGCACTCCCGACGCCACGGTGCAGGCGGTGGTGAAAACCGCCGTCGACTCGTTGAGGGAACTGTGCGACGAGGTCCCGTGGTTCGACCGTGAGACGACAGCCGTGCTGCGCACCAACATCGACAGCGTCGATGCCTGCGCCGGGGACCTGCTGTGGAATGTCGAAGGCCATTACCTCCTGCGCTGGACTTTGCGCAGTCTGATCAGTGTCGGCCTTGCCACTGCAGTTCCCTACGGGCAGCAGCTGATCGGCATCAGCGAGCAACTGTTGGGCCGCGCTCACCCCATGACCCTCGTCGCTCGACGCGATCTCGCATGGGCCTGCCTCCTCGCGCACCGTCACAAGGATGCCTTCACGCTCCTGCAGGAGGACTTTGCCCACCAGGACGAGCGTCTGGCCCGTGAACGACAGGAGCCCTCTACGGTTGGCCGTGGGCGCGTCCATGCCTCTGCACTGCTGGAGGACACCGTTGCTGTTCGCGCACGGCTGTTGGGGCCTGGAGACCCCGCGACCCTGGAATGCCAAGTCAAACTCGCCGTCCTGTACTGGTCCCGGGGCGACAGGTCGGCGGCCACCGCCCTGCTGAAGCGATCCCTCACCGGCTGCCGGACAACGTTCGGCGCCGACCATCCGTACACCGTCTCGGTCGACAACCGGCTGTCCCACTGGCGAGAGCAGCACAAGAGGCGCTGGTGGAGTCGCACACGCAGCCAGTCCAAGCCGACGTAG
- a CDS encoding helix-turn-helix domain-containing protein, whose protein sequence is MTWLREGRAAAALTYEQLASRTEFSADTLARAASGRSVPQNPAVVLAYAAACERSTKEAERLWKHARRDEARAQGVVGGHRSGVHISVVKDFADLHSALVDLHHDDGRPPLRSLDARVGGVGRLPHSTVGRVLKGSSTPSRTFVAAFAEACNVRRSELPEWTKAWDRADADRRSSRLRSRRPDTTQRLVFHDRVTPRDLQLLMSEMESTSRRTPALKLTVHVPDPASPEADAVARMSRELLVDQAQRRGELACPRCRRPSFGYSGERGWTSLLCSSCAPATRSEAVAPAAPADAPTLVLRRPGPGPSPDRGVDTPTLSLRVPGVRPPLPRRQTTRTWPQASPSHPAPALNAATMTTLNEPPGSGDFFAPRVLPAPAQPFRTPVPAPVICPLGSDCPDHGEDPAAAGPYPGSPRPAARPLTTRIRIRIPGSRPTPPVVVRRHSEPAAARPGPHTPPHTPADTRTQRDTQPCAPRGQEDR, encoded by the coding sequence GTGACCTGGCTGCGTGAGGGCAGAGCTGCTGCCGCACTGACCTACGAACAGCTCGCCTCTCGTACCGAGTTCAGTGCGGACACTCTCGCGCGCGCCGCCTCGGGGCGCAGCGTGCCGCAGAACCCGGCGGTGGTCCTGGCCTACGCCGCGGCCTGCGAGCGCAGCACGAAGGAAGCCGAGCGGCTGTGGAAGCACGCCCGGCGCGACGAGGCCCGTGCTCAGGGCGTGGTCGGCGGCCACCGCAGCGGAGTGCACATCAGTGTCGTCAAGGACTTCGCTGATCTGCACTCCGCGCTCGTCGATCTGCACCACGACGACGGCCGGCCACCGCTGCGCTCCCTCGATGCCCGGGTGGGGGGCGTCGGGCGGCTGCCGCACAGCACCGTCGGCCGAGTCCTCAAAGGCAGTTCCACGCCCAGCCGTACGTTTGTCGCGGCCTTCGCCGAGGCCTGCAACGTCCGCAGGAGCGAGCTGCCCGAGTGGACGAAGGCCTGGGACCGTGCGGACGCCGACCGGCGCAGCAGCCGCCTGCGCTCCCGCAGACCCGACACCACCCAGCGTCTGGTCTTCCACGACCGTGTCACCCCCAGAGACCTGCAGTTGCTGATGAGCGAGATGGAGTCGACCTCACGCAGGACCCCCGCTCTCAAGCTCACGGTTCACGTGCCCGACCCGGCCTCGCCCGAAGCGGACGCCGTCGCGCGGATGAGCCGAGAACTCCTCGTCGACCAGGCGCAGCGCCGTGGAGAGCTCGCCTGTCCGCGGTGTCGCCGCCCCTCCTTCGGTTACAGCGGCGAACGCGGGTGGACTTCACTGCTGTGCTCCAGCTGCGCACCCGCCACGCGTTCAGAGGCCGTTGCACCCGCTGCCCCTGCGGATGCTCCCACGCTGGTACTACGCCGGCCCGGGCCTGGTCCGTCGCCGGATCGCGGAGTGGACACCCCCACCCTGTCCCTGCGGGTGCCCGGCGTGCGGCCCCCTCTGCCACGGCGGCAGACCACACGGACATGGCCCCAGGCCTCCCCATCACATCCCGCGCCGGCTCTGAACGCCGCGACGATGACCACCCTCAACGAACCTCCCGGCTCCGGAGACTTCTTCGCCCCCCGCGTCCTGCCTGCCCCCGCGCAGCCCTTCCGCACGCCCGTTCCTGCCCCGGTGATCTGCCCGCTGGGCAGCGACTGCCCCGACCACGGCGAAGATCCGGCCGCCGCCGGACCCTACCCGGGCAGCCCCCGCCCGGCAGCCAGGCCGCTGACGACCCGCATCCGCATCCGCATCCCCGGCTCCCGGCCCACCCCGCCCGTGGTCGTACGCCGTCACAGCGAGCCGGCCGCGGCCCGGCCAGGGCCGCACACGCCCCCTCACACCCCGGCCGACACACGAACCCAACGGGACACCCAACCGTGCGCACCTCGCGGTCAGGAAGACCGCTGA
- a CDS encoding IS5 family transposase (programmed frameshift) produces MGRGDLSDAEWARLRPFLPVSNRRCGRWRDHRQVIDGILHRARTGVQWRDLPERVGPWKTVYERHRMWSADGTWERLLQQVQAQADAVGEIDWDVSVDSTIVRAHQHAAGAPHRPAAPRVKGGRRARTSGRNAVAEPARPPGGGSAGGESLGCSRGGFTTKLHLSADGRCRPLSLVVTPGQGADCTQFKPVLEKIRVPKLGPGRPRKKPDSVAADKAYSNGPCRGYLWQRGIRHTIPEKTDSQAARLRKGSSGGRPPGFDEERYKKRNTVERAINRLKQHRAVATRYDKRRYVYLGTVTAAALTIWLRT; encoded by the exons ATGGGGCGGGGTGATCTGAGTGATGCCGAGTGGGCACGGCTGCGGCCGTTCCTGCCGGTCAGCAACAGGCGTTGTGGCCGGTGGCGGGATCACCGGCAGGTGATCGACGGGATTCTGCACCGGGCACGGACCGGCGTGCAGTGGCGTGACCTGCCCGAACGGGTCGGGCCATGGAAGACCGTCTACGAACGGCACCGGATGTGGTCGGCCGACGGGACGTGGGAGCGTCTGCTCCAACAGGTCCAGGCCCAGGCCGACGCGGTCGGGGAGATTGACTGGGACGTCTCGGTCGACTCCACCATCGTGCGGGCGCATCAGCATGCGGCGGGCGCCC CTCACCGACCCGCCGCCCCTCGCGTCAAAGGGGGCCGAAGAGCCAGGACATCAGGTCGAAACGCCGTGGCAGAGCCTGCACGCCCGCCTGGTGGAGGTAGTGCGGGAGGTGAGAGCCTCGGGTGCTCGCGAGGCGGGTTCACCACTAAGCTCCACCTGAGTGCGGACGGCCGCTGTCGCCCGCTGTCCCTGGTCGTCACGCCAGGTCAGGGGGCGGACTGCACGCAGTTCAAGCCGGTTCTGGAGAAGATCCGCGTCCCGAAGCTCGGGCCGGGCAGGCCGCGCAAGAAGCCGGACAGCGTCGCGGCCGACAAGGCCTACAGCAACGGGCCCTGCCGCGGCTATCTGTGGCAACGGGGCATCCGGCACACGATTCCCGAGAAGACCGACAGCCAGGCCGCCCGCCTACGCAAAGGGTCGAGCGGCGGACGGCCACCGGGCTTCGACGAAGAGCGGTACAAGAAACGCAACACCGTCGAGCGGGCCATCAACCGTCTGAAGCAGCACCGGGCGGTGGCCACCCGCTATGACAAGCGCCGTTACGTCTACCTCGGCACCGTAACCGCTGCAGCCCTCACCATCTGGCTCCGAACATGA
- a CDS encoding YxiG-like protein, whose translation MDTAVLEQMLDETFDHAVVHHGYTNYMRDYEVIVYATADPRTGITPSHLRYLFRYCVEARCETSVPAETWRISLDDRLIDHETGIDLDGYVWGVKWHGLYPGAKLLPESEETRRWSKALGIDFHEVRIETNAHNLTLLFSDLQVSEVPVGYAPFVAE comes from the coding sequence ATGGATACCGCCGTACTTGAACAGATGCTGGACGAGACCTTCGATCACGCTGTCGTCCACCACGGATACACCAACTACATGCGCGACTACGAGGTAATCGTCTACGCGACGGCTGATCCCCGTACCGGTATCACGCCGTCCCACCTGCGGTATCTCTTCCGGTACTGCGTCGAGGCCCGATGCGAGACGTCGGTGCCGGCGGAGACCTGGCGGATCTCTTTGGACGACCGGCTCATCGACCACGAAACCGGTATCGACCTCGACGGATACGTCTGGGGCGTGAAGTGGCACGGCCTGTACCCGGGAGCCAAGCTCCTTCCTGAGTCGGAGGAGACCCGCCGCTGGTCGAAGGCCCTCGGGATCGACTTCCATGAGGTACGCATTGAGACCAACGCACACAACCTGACCTTGCTCTTCTCGGACCTTCAGGTGAGCGAGGTCCCGGTCGGATACGCACCCTTCGTCGCGGAGTAG